CTTTCTCTCTTCCCTCATTTATTatatgacacatcatcaaaaatccTATGTGACAAAATCTACCAACAACTATCTTACAACCATTGAAGATGCTCTTAATAGCATGTGCTTTAGTGTCGCCGGATCGATGAGGCCGTCCGAAAACGATCGCGGAGGCGCGAAGATACTGGCCTTGTTTATTCCTGCAGACCACTGCTGCCGCGCCTCGGTTCCCAGTTCTGGAGACGGCGCCGTCGGTGTTGATTTTGGCTTCGTGCTCAACCGGAGCTAGCCAACTACTTCCTCCATTcgaaaatactccctctgtaaactaatataagagtgtttagatcactaaaatagtgatctaaacgctcttacattagtttacggagggagtacttgacatTCATTTGTCTAAGTATGTACTAAAACGTGTCTAGATATATCTATATTTTAATAAAtaaaaggcatgtattgtggaacggaaggAGTAGTACTTTGCAAAGCAGTCGCATAAATGCATGTCCCTGGACCTTACATGCGTACCCCTCGGTGCTGCATGTATGTCCATGTGTGTGTTGGCGGGATGTAGAGGCACCAGCTCCAATTCTTCCAAGAATTTTGTGACAAAGCATGATGCACTGTAGGGGCTCTGGAATTGGTCATCGTATATAGCCCGCCTCCTAGCCCACATGGGAACCAAGACCTGTGTGAGATCCGTCGGAGGGAGTGTGACCAAAAGGGCGTGCCTACGTCTCGCGTTCAGCGAATCAAGCATCCGACTCGCTGAAGCGACGCGAGCATATGGGCCGGCCTAGTTTACAATAGTACACTGCCtcgttttatttttctatttttttcacgtttgtattatattttttattccattTTTTTACGTTTGTCTACAATTTATAATATTATAAACTTATATAATAAaaaaatatttatattttttaaaatagtaatcatgcatttgaaaaatgttgaatgtgtatacaaaaaatgttgaccatgtatgaaAAAATAATGAAATCTTTtgttcatgtatataaaaatattaatcaagcatttgaagacATGTGGAacaagtattaaaaaatgttaaccaagcattaggaaaagttaaatatgtatagaaaaaatgttgaccatgcgtTAAAAAATGATGATTTTCTTATCATTGTATATAaaaaattaatcaagcatttgaaaaaagtgTTGAAtgggatttaaaaaatgttgatcaagcatttggaaaaagtTAAATGTGCATAGAAATTTTTTTGACCATCCATCCAGAAAACGTTAATCTTTCATTTGAGAGAATGTTGATAAAGCATTTAAACAATATTAAATGTGCATTGcaaaaatgttaaccatgtattaaaaaatgttagtcATGTATTTGAAACATGTCTATCAGGAATTTGGAAGATGTTAAAAGTGTGTATCAGAATTTTTTTGACTATgcattaaaaatgttaatcaagcatttaaaaaatgcttTAAAACctttatagaaaaaatgttgattaTGTATTAAAATGTTAAATTGATATTGGAAAATGTTAAAAACGTATTAGAAAGATGCTGTTTACATATACAATAAATGTAGAATGAAAAACCAAAAGAAACAAATAAAGCCAAAATGAAACAAAATAAACCAAAATAAAAAGGTAAAAAATAAACTGAAGAAGCAATTGAAAATCCAataaaacagagaataaaaagaaaataaacgaaCAAAAAACTGAAGACAACTGAATAAAATTGATGAAAatggagaaagaaaagaaaggaaagcagGAAAAACCAGAAACCAGTGTAAAACCTGCTTCTAGTAGGTTGCGCCCAAGTTATCTACACATGAATTTGATGTTGGCCCAGTGGCTATCAGTGTGTCAAAGCAACGAGGAAGTCCCAGGTCTGGCGCATAGGGCAACCTACGTTATGTGCTGGCTCATGTGGCTCAGGTAATTTTCCCTATACCTGGTTTTACTTTCTGTTTATTTAAACATGAATTTAGGACCTCGAATGTAAAGGCTCACAATCTCACTAAGCATGCCATTATATTAGGGGAGGGCCGCCAATCTCGCTAAGCATGCACTGATATTAGGGGAGGGCCGCCATACTTGGTTAGGTCATCCCGGTGACCACTTGTTCGTCCCAGTTTCTATGGTGATGGAGTAATAAAGCTTGCGATTTGCCACAAAAAAAGTATGTTGTCTTTAACTTTTCTGTTCCTTCTTGTTATTGCTATTTGTTTATGATTTTTGTTCTGTAATATTTTGGTTTCCTGTTTCGGTTCTTTTTCTTTGGGTTGAAGGTTTGGTCTACAAAGCTTTTTTTTTCTAATCCTTAAACACCAGATGGTGTCATCCTGTTTGGCATTTGCTTGTGTGCAGTTAGCAATTAAACATTTAATTGTATGTGTACCTAGCAATGCATCGGTTTGCATGCCATTAATGACTTCATAGTGACATCTTTGCATGCAAAGTGATTTCTTGCACCGAAATGGGCCGTGCTATAGTGCTAAAAATCTAACGTTTGCCCATTATAATGTCAGTTTCACCTTCTTTTTTTCCAAGTTCTGCACACCAAGGGACTCTGGCCAGCCGGCCAATGTTCATCCGTGCTCACTACAGGAGTTCAGGTATATATAAAATCAAGACAAAAGAACCCAAGGGCACAGATATTTAACGAGGATAATTTATAGATAAAGCACGCACATTACATAGACACGAACGTAGTACGACGCACACAATATCAGTTCACCACTCTGCTCTGATCGCGGAGCCTACCGGCACCCAGGCCACAACACCATGGACCGCACGCACACTGATCCATCGACCCTAAAACCACACACGACGACTAGGTAGAACGACACGGATCTGGCCGCTAAGGCCTAGCTAAGCTTCAGTACTAGTAGCAGCAATTTATTCTCCGGACATGGTACTCCTCACTGACACGGCAGACAGTACGTCGACACACGGGCCAAGGCGCTTCAGTTCGTTCAGTGGATCCTGCACGCAGACGAAGAAGAGAGCTCATGCATGTCAAAACTGCAAGATTTATCCAAGGAGAGATGGAAACATGTAGAGTACGTAGTATATATGTATGCATGGGCTTTGTGGAGACGTACGAGTTGCAGTCGACGCTGGGGCTGATCTTGTAGGGGAGGGCGACGTTGCACTTGGAGGGGAGCGCGGCGGCGCGGGTGATGTAGGGCCCGCCGGAGGCGCCGTTGGCGACGTTCTTCAGGCAGCCGCAGATGGTGCGGCGGTCGGGGCTGTTGTTGGCCTCGGCCAGCAGGTTCTGGATGCCGGTGCAGCAGCCCCGGGCCGGCGACCCGCCCTGCTGCACGTACTGCAGGCACGGCATCAGCGTGCTGTACACCGTGGAGCAGGATATGGCGTGCACCGTCGCCGGCGGCGCCACCACCATGGCCGCGAGCACCACCGCCAGCATCACTGCCGCGCCCCTCGGAGCCGCCATGCCGACTGGACTGAAGTGAGCTACGCCGCTAGCTTAGCTTGTGAGTGGATGAGTGGAGTGGAGTGTAGTGCGAGTGGCGCTGgcttgagtgtgtgtgtgtgtggagggagtGAGGGCTCTAGCAgggtttatatacaggggaggggagaGACCGAAGCTAGTAGGATTGCTTTACTTCTGCTGGGGTGGTTGTGGGTTGAGGGTGCATTTAGGAGGGGAGTTAAGAGCGCGGCTGGTAGATGGTCGTGTGGTTACCGGTTAGTCTCCCTCTTTGGACTCGAGTGTAGGAGGGGTGTCCCGGTGAGATTCTTGGTTTCTACTCATGACATTTTTACTTTTGAAACTGTTTACTTTTACATACTCGTTCTGAAGCTGGATTGGTGCTGGACTTTGTGATTTGCAGTATCGTTTGAGCTTGTTTATTAATATTTCTGGGTAAGGTTTAAGCAGCTGCTTATATAACGAGCAAAATGAACCCATCATGTCTGTAGGCATGGACGGTGTATACTCCGTAGCCACCATGCACTGGACTCGTGTTCTGAAGCGATGCTGAgttttttttttagaacgaagcgaTGCTGAGTTGGTTAGCCATTTCAGCccggaaaataggaaggaaaacctGGGTTCGAGCGCATCCTATATAAAAAAAGTAATTTAAAAAAGTTTAAAAATTTTCAAATCTTTTTTGATATCAAACATGATCAAGTATTGTAATCGTATAAAAAGATTTGTCGGAGAATGACTTTTATTGGATCCTGGGTCGAAGATTTGGCAAAAAACACTATATACAAGCACTATACACGCTATATTATCGTCATAAACTTGTCTTTTTGCCCTGAAGTCAATATGAATCATTTCTTATCCAAACTTTTTATACGAGTACAATACCTGATCATCTTTGATTTCAAACAAGATTTGAAATTCTTTAAGCTTTTCTAAATTACTAATTTTTTTGCGCATATAGGAGGCACGGGTATCCGAGAGCACCAAGTTCCTGTCGATTTCAGCCCTGGTTAGGTTAGTGGCAAAGGATCGCGTACAGCAGGCGTCGGTCCAGCCAGCTGGTATGGGGTCGCCGCTGTGCGCATGCAGGCGTCTCCGGCAGCTAGGAACATTATCAACCTGCACGTACGTACACCCCGTACAATTTAACCCTGTTCACACCGTCGGTGAGTGGACATGACATGAGAAAAGAGGCTGAGGGTTGCAACGGAAGAAAAGGCCTAACCTAATATAAGACCCCAATAGGTCTATGTATTTTATTTTAGCACGTGGCATTTCATATCGGAAATCCCTTTTAGAGCTCGgcctccaaattcaaatttgaaatttcattgaaattcatatttttacattttaaaaattctaaaaaaatatagatatacaACGAGGCACAACAcatatgtgtgtaaattttcagttcaaaatacattgaaatgagggctgtgcaaaaaagaTAAATCTGGGGctatttaacacatgatactattcattctCCCAAACCATTAATTTTTCTTTTTGTATAGGTCGCAACAAACGGTATTTCATCGTGAATttttacacacatgtgtgttacATCCTTACATGCACGCatatttttttttcagaatttttcgaaCCATAAActttttgaatttgatttttttttaaaataaaggcctccatggagctcggcctccaaaacgccTCTCATTTCATATGGGTTTCTCATATgtgctcacacaatcacaatgcgTTTGAATGTGGTCAATCCTATGACGTTTCTCTCGAGACATACGATGAGTAATGAGCTTTTTTCCCGCGAGGCTTTGAGGAGGCGTGCATGTGTGGTTATAGACGGTTTCTTTTTTCCTCCAATTTGGTTTTGCTTAGGTGTTAATTTCCAATCTGGATCGGCACCTATATGAATAAAAGACGGATCATATGCACCCTAATTAACATTTTAAAATAGGTAACAGGTGAAATAATATCATGTTCAAactctacacatttttctaataaaatccatatataacatgttaaatgtAGAGTTACAGTTAAAGATATGGATACTTTTAATAAGTGAAATCTGACTTCAAACTCGACTATAGGTTGATTAACAGAaacattggggggggggggtatgcaAAAACAGAAAATCTAACTTAAAACTGGACCACATGTTGATTAACAAAAACAGAAGAGGgttttctgcaaaagcaaaaatttGCATAAAGGCTGGACTACATGCTGATTCTCGAACAATgcaaggttttttttgcaaaacatgtgatAGTAGAAGCTCACATGCTTTCGGGGATCCTAGGTCCCATGATCGCCGATCCAATGGACATGATCAAGAGGACGCAATTCCCACGGTAAATGTTGAAAAATGCGTGATCGCCCCGTCCGTCGCCCCCTCGCGTCGCCTCCCCTGGGCGATgccaggggctccaaaccctagcgCCCTCAGGCCCCTCCCTTCTCCTCTCCTGCCGCCGGCCAAGTCCGTGGTGGCGGCGGGCCCAACGCCAGAGCGCTAGGGCGGGTGGTGTGCTGCGAGATCTCCCGGAGGCGGCAATGGCGACTCCGGTGTTGgatctgaagaaaatatgccctagaggcaataataaagttgttatttatatttccttatatcatgataaatgttttttattcatgctagaattgtattaaccggaaacttgatacatgtgttgatacatagacaaaacactgtgtccctagtaagcctctactagactagctcgttaatcaaagatgattaagttttctaaccatggacatgtgttgtcatttgatgaacagggtgacatcattaggagaatgatgtgatggacaagacccatccgttagcttagcatattgatcgttcagttttattgctattgatttcttcatgtcaaatacatattccttcgactatgagattatgcaactcccggataccggagaaataccttgtgtgctatcaaacgtcacaaagtaactgagtgattataaagatgctctacaagtatctccgaaggtgtttgttgggttggcatatatcaagattaggatttgtcgctccgagtatcagagaggtatctctgggccctctcggtaatacacatcatgataagccttgcaagcaatgtgaccaatgagttagttacgggatgatttattacggaacgggtaaagagacttgtcggtaacgagattgaactaggtatgaagataccgacgatcgaatctcgggcaagtaacataccgatgacagaggaaataacgtatgttgtcattacggtataaccgataaagatcttcgtagaatatgtggaaaccaatatgagcattcaggtttcgctgttgtttattgaccgaagaggtgtctcggtcatgtctacatagttctcgaacccgtagggtccgcacgcttaatgttcgatgacgattttgtattatatgagttatgtgatttggtgaccgaatgttgttcggagtcctgaatgagatcacggacatgatgaggagtcttgaaatgatcgagaggtaaagattcatatattggataatagtatttggacaccagaaatgttccaggggtaccaggtacgtatcgggtcaccgaaagggttccgggcaaTCCCCgacaagctatatgggcctaatgggccaagagagggacataCCAGCCGCAAAGTGGATGGTGCGCCCCCTATAGaccgaataggaggagaaggaaaggaggggaagggagaaggacaggggaggattcggcctccccctttccttcccctcccccctctctttccttccccctccgacacttacggaaggggggaggccgacttgtgggaggcgcccaagtaggattactcctacttggggcaccccttgcagcccctctccctctcccacctatatatatgtgggggggggcaccgctagaacacacaatattgattcctagccgtgtgcggtgcccggcttcacagtttacgcctccggtcatattgtcctagtgcttaggcgaagccctacatggaccacttcaccatcaccgttgtgctgatgaaactctctctcgacactttgctggatcaagagttcgagggacgtcatcaagctgaacgtgtgcagaactcgaaggtgtcgtatgttcggtgcttgattggtcggaacaagaagaagttcgactacatcgaccgcattgtcaaacgcttccgtttccggtctacgagggtacgtagacacactctccccctctcgttgctatgcatctcctagatagatcttgcgtgagcgtaggataatttttaaattgcatgctacgttacccaacaggatCCGCGAGCAGCAGGTAGGGCGGTGGCCCTTGCCTGTGCGGTGGCAGCCAGATCCATGGCCAGCATGGTGCTCTTCCCCTGGGTGGAGTTCGTGCCTGGAGATGGGTGGCGATGGAAGCCACGGATCTGGCGTCCCGTTCAGGTCCGCCCCGGCGTGGTTTTTTCCAACCGGCGGTGCGTGGAGGGACCGGTGAGGGTTGGCTGGAGGATCCCTACCGGCATGCCGACGGCGGCTCTCGTCTTCACGACGAGGATCCGTACGGTTCCAACCGGCTGCGAGATAAGGGGGCGCGACTTCCGGTGAAAATCGCGCCGATTGCGGTCATGACGGACGATGGCGGCATCTGTGATGGTGTTCCCTTCTCGAGGCATCATTGTTGCAGGTCATGTCACCCCACTCgtgatgctccgggggaaaccccggATCTGGGTTGAATCGGACGATGATGGCATCTTCGATATCGTTATCactcctgggggcatcgttttggagcaagtgctggctgaaggggacaagaggaggagcggtgttacATCTTCCGCAAGGCCGATGGCGAATCCCGACGGCATGGCGCTGCGGAGGTTCCACGACGTGAGCGTGTGGACGGATACGTGTAGGATGGTGGCGTTGTTTGGCACCATGGTGGCGTCGACGACGGGCCAGGCAAGGTTGATCCGTCAGTTCCTGCTGTGGAGATGGACCGGTGgaagatggcggcagtagcctctgAGAGTGTGTCGGTCCAGTGTGTGGCCCGGTCTTGGTATGTGGCTGGACTAGggcatccggctttagatgttaggttttggtgtgatgtctgtttggtatttgaCTCTGACATTCAACACCCCTTTATtaaggggataggagtagcaacaagtattgcctagatggtggcttcaggcttactgatgtattactttgtatggTCATTATGAATAATTAATGAAAtagctgcatgcatcgtccagatgcagagaccGAAGGTATATCctcattttcaaaaaaaaagacATGATCGAAGATACCGAGCTTAGTTTTCCAACAAATCAAACATTGCACCTTAACTTTTAAGGAATTCTAGAAAACGATAAATTCTACTTTATATTCTATGATGCAAAGAATTGTCCAATTAATTAACATGATATTAAAAAAATATTGTAATACGATTTTCAAATGTCGCCGTGGAACATGGCCACGTAGGGCACCACAACTACGAGCACACTGAATGCAAGAGTTGTCGGAATTATTATTGCCATCACTCCTTCACAAGCCAGTAACTCTGACTTCACCGTAAACAACCACAAATGAAGCTTTCTTAGCAACTGGATGTATGAAGCCCACACTTGTCCATTCCAAACATCCGACCACACACCAACAATTAGACAACTCCAATTTTTTAGGCGAGCCGCAAAGGAAAGTATACAAGCCCCACGCCGAAAAGATCGTCGAACCATTCGTCGTCTGTCATTGGCAACATCTGTAAACGCCACAACAACTGTGACTGTGTAATAATAGTACAAAGCATAGAAACCAATTGGACACACCAAATAACCGGCTACCAAAACCTTGTCGCGACATAAACACCGCTCGGCCCCATCATAGTTGCCATACTAGCCGCTATCACATAAACCATACACATCCGGGCAGGCACCTTGAAACTGTGAGGACATACATTTTGAGCCGAGGGAAAGCGTGTATGGGATTCAAATGCTTCAAGATGGCTTCCCAAGGAGAGAGATGGTGTGGGAACGATAATATCGTCTGATCATACAACCATGATCTTAGGCCTTCAGCCAAAGACATGACCCGAGGGTGAGAGAGGTTGGAAAGCTCCACAATGACCCCAAAAGAACGACACTAGAGGGCATCACATTGTTGGAGCCGACAAAGGCCAAGCAAGCCTTCATCTGGAGCAGTAAAAAAATTTCATAGTTTTATTCAACGCTTTCTGCTGTAAATTCCGTTGGCTCTCACTTATTTGAGGACGGAGAGAGTACAAGGTTTGATACGAAGCTAAGCATATACGAATTGTACGAGATAGCGTCATGACAAACAAGGACCTTCACCCCACTGAGTGCACGGTAGAAggattaggccaactccaccgcgcgaccctatcctgtccggccccgtccgtttgaggtaaaagggacaaaaaaggcggcccagcgcgcgggagcaaacggacttttgtccgctttcgacccattctcggcccaaacttgcgccgcttttggggtgagacggacaccacgcggacacgcgggtcgtctgcgcgtgtcctcccctggcccgcccgtcggtggcacaagacgggcctttttctatccgccccctcccttcctccggccgcaccccctccactcttccccactcttcccgtcgctgccgccgccgccgccgctgccattgcagccgtgcagTTCGGACGCGAGCTCGCCCAACCCCTTCCCCTCGGCGCCGGGCTCGGACGCGACCACGGCCACCtggtttgcgcacccgccggccggttttggggcggatccggtcggtcaGCTCGGCCGGGctgcgccatggactggccgggcacctcgccggaaggccctggcagggccgcaaggccacatgcaagCAGtgactcctcctctagccgctcggatctgcaccgtcggtggtccgccggcagatacacgaatggcggccggccgggctcggtgcttgcccaaaatCTCGCCGgtgcaccgttgccactcattaagtgcgaccactgcccaaggatggtcgtgcgccgcgtgtctacaacaccggaacatcccggatggggtgttcatcaagtgcttaaacgatggggtatgcgCTTTTTTTAGCGTCGGTTTGTGCTCTAGATttaactagttgtgctaacttcaatttttgttgtgtagaatggatgcaagttttgatattgggaagaagagtacatcgatatattgatagagcgaaatttagtacatgttcgtgcacttttagctagcatagaggctataaATGAGACGAGTGCACTTGTTGCGAGATTAGAGGCTGGACACGAGACTAGGTGTGAGGAGAAAGCAACatcgacttctggcttgaagaagaaaggaggatgccagatcgagcctcctcctccacagatcaacaacgagtgcatcgagaaggccctaacccaactcaagggagcagttatggaagttgggtatcttctaaaatgtattcttgtggttcttgttttttttttgtcttgctttactagtcaaaatgtgatgatgtatttttcatgtaccaaaaatgaatgatgaaataaagttaaggacttgcaaagaaataaTACGCGGACAGGATGCGGGCGGGATGCATCTGCGCACTGGGcgtacggccaccgcatcccaggacagggccggacacgaccccaaatccctacccaaaAGAACAAAAACCGAACAAAACGGACGTCCATTtgaggtcgcgcggtggagttggccttccaTAGGCACAAGGAGATCGTAGCCCCGTTTTCTCGACTGATTTTCAAAAGCGAGTCCTTGAGTGAACATGGCTACGTCCGTTTTTTCAAAAGGAAAATCATGGCTACGTACGTCGTTTCAATAGCTGGCTGCCGCTGCCTGCTCCGGCCGCCCCTGCGATCGAGCGTAATGGTGCTGGCAGGCTGCCGCTGACTAGCTAGCCTGCTCCAGATGATGCCCTTTCTATTCACTCAGATTTAGATCTGCGGAGCTAAACACTGTGCGCGAAGTTGCGTGCAGATGGCCTGAGAAATTTATGGACCTACGGGCAGCGGCCATGTGAGAGCCATTCCATCACATTTACAGCGGCTGCTACCCGGTCTGCAAGGCGCGCGGCAGGTGGCGTAAATGCCTCCAGAACCTACTGCTCAATCCTATATCGCGTAGTACTACCACCGCCATTGGCTCAGCCAGGCTTTTAAGTTTACTGCATTTCGTACGCCCTCTTCGCTGTTGATTGTCTGTTACTGTATTTTTAAGTTAACTGAAATATGATACACCCTCAGTTCCTAAATACTCACTTCGCTTCTTTCTACTGTGCATATAAGATTCGTTTGAGGCGTATCCGGGAAAAGATTCGCTTTGAGATCAAAGTTCGTAAAATTTGACCAACTTCATGGGAAAATATAGACATTCACAACACAAAATTAATATCATTAGATGTATGATAAAAGATAATTTTTATATTATAGAACTTTAAGGTAGTAGatgttgatatatatatatatatatatatatatatatatatatatatatatatatatatatatNNNNNNNNNNNNNNNNNNNNNNNNNNNNNNNNNNNNNNNNNNNNNNNNNNNNNNNNNNNNNNNNNNNNNNNNNNNNNNNNNNNNNNNNNNNNNNNNNNNNNNNNNNNNNNNNNNNNNNNNNNNNNNNNNNNNNNNNNNNNNNNNNNNNNNNNNNNNNNNNNNNNNNNNNNNNNNNNNNNNNNNNNNNNNNNNNNNNNNNNNNNNNNNNNNNNNNNNNNNNNNNNNNNNNNNNNNNNNNNNNNNNNNNNNNNNNNNNNNNNNNNNNNNNNNNNNNNNNNNNNNNNNNNNNNNTATTTGGACAAACTTTATTAAATTTGACATCAGACAAATCCTATATGCGGTGTAAAGAGAAAACAAAGAGAGTATAAGACGTTTGAGCtggcaaaacgtcttatatttagaaacaagaTAGTATATCTCAAAatcaatttctttttcatttatagGCCAGCATTCAACAATTCACATCTTATCTTACCTTAGATAAGCTACGGATTAACGCTTGCGCTGAAGCTGCATGATTTGGAAAGTGCAAGTTTAGAGCAAGGTGACAATGACTTGACGATGTTTG
The Triticum dicoccoides isolate Atlit2015 ecotype Zavitan chromosome 3A, WEW_v2.0, whole genome shotgun sequence genome window above contains:
- the LOC119269423 gene encoding non-specific lipid-transfer protein 2B-like, with translation MAAPRGAAVMLAVVLAAMVVAPPATVHAISCSTVYSTLMPCLQYVQQGGSPARGCCTGIQNLLAEANNSPDRRTICGCLKNVANGASGGPYITRAAALPSKCNVALPYKISPSVDCNSIH